A window of the Fulvia fulva chromosome 11, complete sequence genome harbors these coding sequences:
- a CDS encoding Polynucleotide 5'-hydroxyl-kinase grc3, with amino-acid sequence MLHVHHMRCSELFSIQFNQASISHSMAQKRSAREACSKPSVPLSAAAALKQAREKAAQPEAEPDSPSLATAVAAAPYDSVIDGEDASSDGEAMVIDAPSSPDRPLSTWRPTKQNVLRSDKEGYEVRLKANDSVTLGGEYDLHVSNGLVTIAGATLHPASGVQRVHALPTQALPAVVARKASTVKFSSVPSSVDCLSHYSPLYRNTGTRDSTGRSFSFLSSSNDDILQRPLAPLDIDNDIRNVISRIVAKATGNGRNRIMAVGGKSTGKSTFNRLLCNTVVTWPEKPNLYYLDLDPGQPEFGPPGQISLVKVTSPLLGPPLTHPASPRSHRFQRIKSHIIAATSFKDDPELYVSCAKELARHIPPTATVIVNSCGWVNGLGATVLLELTTALRITDTVLIQPIDSDLEEAIRRQSQSIHVLPRRQGRLTTHKSPAEHRAMQTMAYLHHKHSSSTDSIKWVDKSINMIRPWKVSYAHESLGVTAVLSYGQAPHPDFLAEVLDGSIVAIVVLDGGYTLQDVHRTVEEQLPYSSVESIDPEWSHCAGIALVRGIDTEEKEVQVVTPLSETEIAGIMDKQIVLVRGAFDSPDWAYTEDLHAAGDAPDDERPWVRQGGQVGIEGAIWRLRHPPTRDQTR; translated from the exons ATGCTACATGTACACCATATGCGTTGTTCTGAATTATTTTCTATACAATTCAATCAAGCCAGCATCTCGCATAGCATGGCGCAAAAGAGATCGGCTCGAGAGGCTTGCTCAAAGCCGTCAG TTCCGCTGAGCGCTGCTGCCGCTCTCAAGCAAGCCAGAGAAAAAGCTGCGCAACCCGAAGCAGAGCCGGACTCGCCCTCGCTCGCCACCGCGGTGGCTGCTGCACCCTACGATAGCGTGATCGACGGCGAAGATGCTTCATCAGACGGCGAAGCGATGGTTATCGACGCGCCTTCCAGCCCAGACAGACCACTATCAACATGGCGACCAACCAAGCAGAATGTGCTGCGGAGCGACAAGGAAGGCTATGAAGTCCGTCTGAAGGCAAATGACAGTGTCACGCTTGGGGGTGAGTACGATCTACACGTATCAAATGGTCTTGTCACCATTGCAGGAGCAACGCTACACCCGGCTTCTGGTGTGCAAAGAGTGCACGCGCTCCCCACTCAAGCACTACCTGCTGTGGTAGCGAGGAAAGCGTCTACTGTCAAGTTTAGCTCTGTGCCGTCGAGCGTCGACTGTCTGTCGCATTATTCTCCTCTTTATCGAAATACTGGCACCAGGGACAGCACAGGAAGGTCGTTCTCGTTTCTGTCCAGCTCGAACGACGATATCCTACAACGCCCACTAGCGCCACTTGACATAGATAACGACATTAGGAATGTCATCTCACGAATCGTGGCCAAAGCGACAGGAAACGGTCGAAATCGAATAATGGCAGTGGGAGGCAAATCTACAGGGAAATCGACTTTCAACCGTCTGCTTTGCAACACAGTTGTCACCTGGCCAGAGAAGCCGAATCTTTACTATCTCGACTTAGACCCAGGACAGCCAGAATTCGGGCCTCCTGGACAAATTTCTCTTGTTAAGGTGACGTCTCCATTGTTGGGACCTCCCTTGACCCACCCAGCATCGCCACGGTCGCATAGATTCCAGCGAATCAAATCGCATATCATCGCTGCGACATCCTTCAAAGACGATCCAGAGCTCTACGTTAGCTGTGCGAAGGAACTCGCGCGACACATACCTCCAACAGCTACAGTCATCGTCAACTCATGTGGCTGGGTCAACGGCTTGGGCGCCACAGTCCTGCTCGAGTTGACTACTGCGCTCCGCATCACCGATACGGTCCTGATACAACCAATCGATTCGGATCTCGAGGAAGCTATACGCAGGCAATCCCAATCAATACATGTCCTGCCGCGCCGCCAAGGCAGACTCACGACGCACAAATCACCTGCAGAGCACAGAGCGATGCAGACGATGGCCTACCTCCACCACAAACACAGCTCTTCGACAGACAGCATCAAGTGGGTTGACAAGAGCATCAACATGATACGACCATGGAAGGTCAGCTACGCCCACGAATCACTTGGCGTCACGGCAGTACTTTCGTATGGTCAAGCGCCACATCCAGACTTCCTCGCTGAAGTGTTGGACGGCTCGATAGTCGCGATCGTCGTGCTTGACGGGGGGTACACTCTCCAAGACGTACATCGCACTGTGGAGGAGCAGTTGCCATACAGTAGCGTCGAATCTATTGATCCAGAATGGAGTCATTGCGCTGGCATAGCGCTCGTGCGTGGTATCGACACCGAAGAGAAGGAGGTGCAGGTGGTGACACCTCTTAGCGAAACTGAAATTGCCGGGATCATGGACAAGCAAATTGTTCTGGTGCGAGGCGCTTTTGACTCCCCGGATTGGGCGTATACTGAGGATCTGCATGCTGCCGGTGATGCGCCTGATGACGAGCGGCCGTGGGTGAGACAAGGTGGGCAGGTCGGCATCGAAGGGGCAATCTGGAGGCTGCGGCACCCGCCGACTCGTGATCAGACCAGATGA